Proteins encoded in a region of the uncultured Paludibaculum sp. genome:
- a CDS encoding HAD family phosphatase — MFENLHVAPGLAFLFDMDGVIVESTVLHTRAWELYLSRLGVDSKGIMARMLGKRNDQIVRDVFGPDLPESEVFRHGAEKEQLYREMMAPVLQAQLVPGVVEFVRTAHAQGVPCALTTNAEPLNVDFVLGGAGLTDCFQTIVDGHQVSRPKPDPEVYLTATARLGQNPANCVVFEDSPGGMQAARAAGAHLVGLLTTLSDAPLAGLAVPDFLDERLLPWISALRAL; from the coding sequence GTGTTCGAGAATCTTCACGTTGCCCCGGGTCTGGCGTTCCTTTTCGATATGGATGGAGTAATCGTTGAGTCAACGGTTCTGCATACGCGCGCCTGGGAGCTTTACCTTTCCCGTCTGGGCGTCGACTCCAAAGGCATCATGGCCCGCATGCTGGGCAAGCGGAACGACCAGATTGTCCGCGACGTCTTTGGGCCCGACCTGCCCGAGAGTGAAGTCTTCCGCCATGGCGCCGAGAAAGAGCAGCTTTACCGCGAGATGATGGCGCCCGTCCTGCAGGCGCAGCTGGTGCCCGGCGTCGTGGAGTTCGTGCGCACAGCCCATGCCCAAGGTGTGCCCTGCGCCCTGACGACCAATGCCGAGCCGCTGAACGTCGACTTCGTACTGGGTGGCGCGGGTCTCACCGATTGCTTTCAGACCATTGTCGACGGCCACCAGGTTTCCAGGCCGAAACCGGATCCTGAGGTGTACCTCACCGCGACGGCACGTCTGGGCCAGAATCCCGCCAATTGCGTCGTGTTCGAGGATTCCCCCGGAGGAATGCAGGCTGCACGCGCGGCGGGCGCCCATCTCGTAGGGCTGCTGACAACGCTGTCGGACGCTCCGCTGGCCGGCCTGGCCGTGCCCGACTTTTTAGACGAGCGGTTGTTGCCATGGATTTCAGCGCTGCGGGCTCTCTGA